One Pantoea eucalypti genomic region harbors:
- a CDS encoding lysine decarboxylase LdcC yields the protein MNILAIMGAHGVFYKDEPLRELDAALNLQGFQLLYPKNSDDLLKLIEHNPRISGVIFDWDAHNSPELCGEINQLNEYLPLYAFINTHSQMDISINEMRMPLHFFEYALNAADDIALHIRQYTDDYLDHITPPLTKALFTYVKEGKYTFCTPGHMAGTAFQKSPVGCLFYDFFGANTLKSDISISVTELGSLLDHTGPHLEAEEYIARTFGAEQSYMVTNGTSTSNKIVGMYAAPSGSTVLIDRNCHKSLTHLLMMSDLIPIWLKPTRNALGILGGIPKHEFTRESITQKVATTDRATWPVHAVITNSTYDGLLYNTQYIKETLDVPSIHFDSAWVPYTNFHPIYAGKSGMSGERTPGKVVYETQSTHKLLAAFSQASMIHIKGDYDEQTFNEAYMMHTTTSPNYAIVSSIETAAAMLRGNPGKRLINRSVERALHFRREVQRLREESDSWFFDIWQPEQVDEAQCWAIQPGDEDWHGFTQADRDHMYLDPIKVTILTPGMSELGEMADEGIPAALVAKFLDERGIVVEKTGPYNLLFLFSIGIDKTKAMSVLRGLTEFKRAYDLNLRVKNMLPDLYAEDPDFYRNMRIQTLAQGIHQLIRHHDLPRLMLQAFDVLPEMKMTPHQAFQQQVKGNIETVDLSELVGRVSANMILPYPPGVPLVMPGEMITEKSRAVLDFLLMLCSIGRHYPGFETDIHGASLTEEGEYRVRVLKNDPA from the coding sequence TTGAATATTCTGGCGATCATGGGCGCGCACGGCGTGTTTTATAAAGATGAACCGTTACGCGAACTCGACGCGGCGTTAAATCTGCAAGGCTTCCAGCTGCTTTACCCAAAAAACAGTGACGATCTGCTGAAACTGATCGAACACAATCCGCGTATCAGCGGCGTCATCTTCGACTGGGACGCGCACAACAGCCCGGAACTGTGCGGTGAGATTAATCAGCTCAACGAATACCTGCCACTGTATGCCTTTATCAACACCCACTCTCAGATGGACATCAGCATCAATGAGATGCGCATGCCACTGCACTTTTTTGAATATGCGCTGAATGCCGCCGACGATATTGCATTGCATATCCGGCAGTATACCGATGACTATCTCGACCACATTACGCCACCGCTGACTAAAGCGCTGTTCACCTATGTGAAAGAGGGCAAGTACACCTTCTGCACGCCGGGCCATATGGCGGGTACCGCGTTTCAGAAGAGCCCGGTAGGCTGCCTGTTTTATGATTTCTTCGGGGCCAATACCCTGAAGTCAGATATCTCAATTTCCGTTACCGAGCTGGGTTCGCTGCTGGATCACACCGGTCCACATCTTGAAGCGGAAGAGTATATCGCACGCACTTTTGGTGCCGAACAGAGTTACATGGTGACCAACGGCACCTCAACGTCGAACAAAATTGTCGGCATGTATGCGGCACCGTCGGGCAGCACCGTGCTGATCGATCGCAACTGCCACAAGTCACTGACGCATCTGCTGATGATGAGCGATCTGATCCCCATCTGGCTGAAGCCGACCCGCAATGCACTGGGGATTCTTGGCGGGATTCCAAAGCATGAATTCACCCGCGAGAGCATTACGCAGAAAGTCGCGACGACCGATCGCGCCACGTGGCCGGTTCATGCGGTAATCACCAACTCCACTTACGATGGGCTGCTCTATAACACCCAGTACATTAAAGAGACGCTGGATGTGCCGTCGATTCACTTCGATTCAGCCTGGGTGCCTTACACCAATTTCCATCCGATTTATGCCGGGAAAAGTGGTATGAGTGGCGAGCGCACCCCGGGCAAAGTGGTGTATGAAACGCAATCGACCCATAAACTGCTGGCGGCGTTTTCGCAGGCATCCATGATTCACATTAAAGGCGACTACGACGAACAGACGTTTAACGAAGCCTATATGATGCACACCACCACGTCGCCCAATTACGCCATCGTCTCCTCTATTGAAACTGCTGCTGCAATGCTGCGTGGTAATCCCGGCAAGCGGCTGATCAATCGCTCGGTTGAGCGTGCGCTGCACTTTCGTCGTGAGGTTCAGCGCCTGCGTGAAGAGTCCGACAGCTGGTTTTTCGATATCTGGCAGCCGGAACAGGTCGACGAAGCGCAATGCTGGGCGATCCAGCCCGGCGACGAGGATTGGCACGGATTTACGCAGGCCGATCGCGATCATATGTACCTCGATCCGATCAAAGTCACTATCCTGACGCCAGGAATGAGCGAGCTGGGAGAGATGGCAGACGAGGGGATCCCGGCAGCGCTGGTGGCGAAGTTTCTTGATGAGCGCGGCATCGTGGTGGAGAAAACCGGCCCCTACAACCTGCTGTTCCTTTTCAGTATTGGCATCGACAAAACCAAAGCGATGAGCGTGCTGCGCGGTCTGACTGAGTTCAAACGCGCCTACGATCTCAATCTGCGGGTAAAGAACATGCTGCCGGATCTCTACGCTGAAGATCCCGACTTCTATCGCAATATGCGCATTCAGACGCTGGCGCAGGGGATTCATCAACTGATCCGTCATCATGACCTGCCGCGACTGATGCTGCAGGCATTTGATGTCCTGCCCGAAATGAAGATGACGCCGCATCAGGCGTTTCAGCAACAGGTGAAGGGCAACATCGAAACGGTGGATCTCAGCGAACTGGTCGGGCGGGTGTCGGCCAACATGATTCTGCCTTATCCACCAGGCGTGCCACTGGTGATGCCAGGAGAGATGATTACGGAGAAGAGCCGTGCCGTGCTCGATTTCCTGCTGATGCTGTGCAGTATCGGCCGGCATTATCCGGGCTTCGAGACCGATATTCACGGTGCCAGTCTGACGGAAGAGGGCGAGTATCGCGTCCGCGTGCTGAAAAACGATCCGGCATAA
- the accA gene encoding acetyl-CoA carboxylase carboxyl transferase subunit alpha: MSLNYLDFEQPIAELEAKIDSLTSIGRQDDKHVNLDEEVQRLREKSVELTRKIFADLGAWQIAQLARHPLRPYTFDYVRNAFDDFDELAGDRAYADDKAIVGGIARLDGRPVMIIGHQKGRETKEKIRRNFGMPAPEGYRKALRLMEMAERFKMPIITFIDTPGAYPGVGAEERGQSEAIARNLREMSGLKVPVICTVIGEGGSGGALAIGVGDKVNMLQYSTYSVISPEGCASILWKSADKAPLAAEAMGITAHRLKELKLIDSVIPEPLGGAHRRPVDMAQSLKQQLLADLADLDGLSTEELLDRRYQRLMSYGYA; this comes from the coding sequence ATGAGTCTTAATTACCTGGATTTTGAACAGCCAATTGCAGAACTGGAAGCGAAGATCGATTCGCTGACTTCAATTGGTCGTCAGGATGATAAACACGTTAATCTGGATGAAGAAGTTCAGCGTCTGCGTGAGAAAAGTGTTGAGCTGACCCGTAAAATCTTCGCTGATTTGGGCGCATGGCAGATTGCTCAACTGGCGCGTCATCCGTTACGTCCTTACACCTTTGACTATGTTCGCAACGCCTTCGACGATTTCGATGAGCTGGCGGGCGACCGTGCTTATGCGGATGACAAAGCTATTGTGGGCGGGATTGCGCGTCTTGATGGACGTCCGGTGATGATCATCGGGCATCAGAAAGGCCGTGAAACCAAAGAGAAGATTCGCCGTAACTTCGGCATGCCAGCACCGGAAGGCTATCGCAAAGCGCTGCGCCTGATGGAGATGGCTGAGCGTTTCAAAATGCCAATCATCACCTTCATCGACACACCGGGTGCGTATCCTGGCGTGGGCGCGGAAGAGCGTGGGCAGTCTGAAGCGATCGCCCGCAACCTGCGTGAAATGTCTGGCCTGAAAGTACCGGTTATCTGTACGGTTATCGGTGAGGGCGGTTCTGGCGGTGCGCTGGCGATTGGCGTGGGCGATAAAGTGAATATGCTTCAGTACAGCACCTATTCAGTGATCTCGCCGGAAGGCTGTGCCTCCATTCTGTGGAAAAGCGCTGACAAAGCGCCGCTGGCTGCTGAAGCGATGGGCATTACCGCTCACCGTCTGAAAGAGCTGAAGCTGATTGACTCAGTGATCCCTGAGCCGCTGGGTGGTGCACATCGCCGTCCGGTTGATATGGCGCAGTCTCTGAAGCAACAGCTGCTGGCCGATCTGGCCGATCTCGATGGATTAAGCACTGAAGAGCTGCTGGATCGTCGTTATCAGCGCCTGATGAGCTACGGCTACGCCTGA
- the dnaE gene encoding DNA polymerase III subunit alpha: MAEPRFIHLRVHSDYSMVDGLAKTGPLIKKAAALGMPAIAITDFTNLCGLVKFYGGAHSAGIKPVIGADFNVASELMGDELTQLTVLASSNTGYQNLTLLISRAYQRGYGVDGPIIDRDWLIELQEGLILLSGGRRGDVGRSLLRGNNALVSQCLSFYQQHFPDRYYLELIRTGRQDEESYLHAAVELAIAEGIPVVATNEVCFINAEDFDAHEIRVAIHDGYTLDDPKRPRNYSPQQYMRSEEEMCELFSDIPEALENSVEIAKRCNVTVRLGEYFLPQFPTGDMTTEDYLVVKSREGLEERLAFLFPDEAERAEKRPEYDERLEIELTVINQMGFPGYFLIVMEFIQWSKDNGVPVGPGRGSGAGSLVAYALKITDIDPLEFDLLFERFLNPERVSMPDFDVDFCMEKRDQVIEHVADMYGREAVSQIITFGTMAAKAVIRDVGRVLGHPYGFVDRISKLIPPDPGMTLEKAFIAEPQLPAMYDADEEVKALIDMARKLEGVTRNAGKHAGGVVIAPTKITDFAPLYCDEHGQFPVTQFDKNDVEYAGLVKFDFLGLRTLTIIDWALKMINPRREKQGLEPIDIASIPLDDKKSFDMLQRSETTAVFQLESRGMKDLIKRLKPDCFEDMIALVALFRPGPLQSGMVDNFIDRKHGREAISYPDIQWQHESLKPVLEPTYGIILYQEQVMQIAQVLSGYTLGGADMLRRAMGKKKPEEMAKQRSIFRDGAESMGIDGELSMKIFDLVEKFAGYGFNKSHSAAYALVSYQTLWLKAHYPAEFMAAVMTADMDNTEKVVGLVDECWRMGLKVLPPDINSGLYPFHVNDAGEIVYGIGAIKGVGEGPIEAIIDARNEGGYFRELFDLCARTDTKKINRRVMEKLIMSGAFDRLGPHRAALMSSLSDALKAADQHAKAEAIGQADMFGVLAEEPEQVEKSYASVTPWPEQVQLDGERETLGLYLTGHPINQYLKEIERYVGGVRLKDMHPTDRGKITVAAGLVIAARVMVTKRGNRIGICTLDDRSGRLEVMLFTDALDKYQQLLEKDRILIVSGQVSFDDFSGGLKMTAREVMDIDEAREKYARGLAISLTDRQIDDQLLNRLRQSLEPHRSGTIPVNLYYQRADARAKLRFGAAWRISPSDRLLNDLRSLIGSEQVELEFD; the protein is encoded by the coding sequence ATGGCTGAACCCCGTTTTATACATCTGCGTGTCCACAGTGACTATTCGATGGTTGATGGCCTGGCAAAAACCGGGCCGCTAATCAAGAAAGCGGCTGCCCTTGGCATGCCGGCGATAGCGATTACCGACTTCACTAACCTCTGTGGCCTGGTGAAATTCTACGGTGGCGCGCACAGCGCAGGGATAAAGCCGGTCATTGGTGCCGATTTCAACGTGGCCAGTGAGCTGATGGGGGATGAGCTGACACAGCTTACCGTGCTGGCGTCCAGTAATACCGGATACCAGAACCTGACGCTGCTGATCTCCCGCGCCTATCAGCGCGGTTATGGCGTGGACGGACCCATTATCGATCGCGACTGGCTGATCGAATTGCAGGAAGGATTAATACTGTTGTCGGGTGGGCGACGCGGCGATGTAGGTCGTAGCCTGCTGCGCGGTAACAATGCGCTGGTGTCGCAGTGCCTGTCGTTTTACCAGCAACATTTTCCCGATCGCTACTACCTGGAGCTGATCCGTACTGGCCGACAGGACGAAGAGAGCTATCTGCATGCAGCCGTTGAACTTGCGATTGCAGAGGGAATACCGGTCGTTGCCACCAATGAAGTCTGCTTTATCAATGCAGAAGATTTCGATGCGCACGAAATTCGCGTTGCCATTCATGACGGCTATACGCTGGATGATCCCAAGCGTCCGCGCAACTACAGTCCTCAGCAATATATGCGCAGCGAAGAGGAGATGTGCGAGCTGTTCTCGGACATCCCGGAAGCGCTGGAGAACAGCGTAGAGATTGCTAAGCGTTGTAACGTGACGGTGCGACTGGGCGAATATTTCCTGCCACAGTTCCCGACCGGTGATATGACTACCGAAGATTATCTGGTGGTGAAATCCCGCGAGGGGCTGGAAGAGCGCCTGGCGTTCCTGTTCCCGGACGAAGCTGAGCGCGCAGAAAAACGTCCGGAATATGATGAGCGTCTGGAGATTGAGCTCACCGTTATTAACCAGATGGGATTCCCCGGCTACTTCCTGATCGTGATGGAGTTCATCCAGTGGTCCAAGGATAACGGCGTGCCGGTGGGCCCAGGCCGTGGCTCCGGTGCCGGTTCGCTGGTGGCCTATGCGCTGAAAATCACCGATATCGATCCGCTGGAATTTGACCTGCTGTTCGAACGTTTCCTGAACCCGGAACGCGTCTCGATGCCCGACTTCGACGTCGATTTCTGCATGGAGAAGCGCGATCAGGTCATCGAACACGTCGCTGATATGTACGGACGTGAAGCGGTTTCCCAGATTATCACCTTCGGTACCATGGCGGCGAAAGCGGTTATCCGCGATGTGGGCCGCGTGCTGGGTCATCCTTACGGCTTTGTTGATCGCATTTCAAAACTGATCCCGCCCGATCCCGGCATGACGCTGGAAAAAGCCTTTATTGCTGAACCGCAGCTTCCTGCGATGTATGACGCAGATGAAGAGGTGAAGGCGCTGATCGATATGGCGCGTAAGCTGGAAGGGGTCACGCGAAACGCCGGTAAACATGCGGGTGGCGTGGTCATTGCGCCAACGAAAATCACGGATTTCGCGCCGCTTTACTGCGATGAACACGGGCAGTTCCCGGTCACTCAGTTCGATAAAAATGATGTGGAATATGCCGGCCTGGTGAAGTTCGACTTCCTGGGTCTGCGTACGCTGACCATCATCGACTGGGCGCTGAAGATGATCAACCCGCGCCGGGAGAAGCAGGGGCTGGAGCCGATCGATATCGCCTCAATCCCGCTGGATGATAAGAAAAGCTTCGATATGCTGCAGCGCTCGGAAACCACAGCGGTATTCCAGCTTGAATCGCGCGGCATGAAAGATCTGATTAAGCGTCTGAAGCCCGACTGCTTCGAAGATATGATCGCACTGGTGGCGCTGTTCCGTCCTGGCCCACTGCAGTCCGGCATGGTAGATAACTTTATCGACCGTAAGCATGGCCGTGAAGCGATCTCTTATCCCGACATTCAGTGGCAGCACGAAAGCCTGAAACCGGTGCTGGAACCGACTTACGGCATTATCCTCTATCAGGAACAGGTGATGCAGATCGCCCAGGTTCTCTCCGGTTACACCCTGGGCGGCGCAGATATGCTGCGACGCGCCATGGGTAAAAAGAAACCCGAGGAGATGGCCAAACAGCGCTCCATATTCCGCGATGGTGCCGAAAGCATGGGCATCGACGGCGAACTGTCGATGAAGATCTTCGATCTGGTAGAAAAATTTGCAGGTTATGGCTTTAACAAGTCACACTCTGCGGCTTACGCACTGGTCTCCTATCAGACCCTGTGGCTGAAAGCGCACTATCCGGCCGAGTTCATGGCGGCGGTGATGACCGCCGATATGGATAACACCGAGAAAGTGGTGGGCCTGGTTGATGAGTGCTGGCGGATGGGGCTGAAAGTCCTGCCGCCCGATATTAACTCGGGTCTCTATCCCTTCCATGTTAATGACGCGGGCGAGATCGTTTACGGTATCGGCGCGATCAAAGGCGTGGGTGAAGGCCCGATTGAAGCGATTATCGACGCCCGTAATGAAGGTGGCTATTTCCGCGAACTGTTTGATCTCTGTGCCCGTACTGACACTAAAAAGATCAACCGTCGGGTGATGGAAAAACTGATTATGTCCGGGGCTTTCGATCGCCTTGGACCGCACCGCGCCGCCCTGATGAGTTCACTCAGTGACGCGTTAAAAGCCGCCGATCAACACGCGAAAGCGGAGGCGATTGGCCAGGCAGATATGTTTGGCGTGCTGGCGGAGGAGCCGGAGCAGGTTGAGAAATCGTACGCCAGCGTCACGCCGTGGCCTGAGCAGGTGCAGCTGGATGGTGAGCGGGAAACGCTGGGGCTATATCTTACCGGCCACCCTATTAATCAGTATCTGAAAGAAATTGAGCGTTATGTTGGCGGGGTGCGTCTGAAAGATATGCATCCTACCGATCGGGGTAAAATTACTGTGGCGGCTGGTCTGGTGATCGCCGCGCGGGTAATGGTCACCAAGCGCGGCAACCGAATTGGTATCTGTACTCTGGACGATCGCTCCGGTCGTCTTGAGGTGATGTTATTTACCGATGCGTTAGATAAATACCAGCAGTTGCTGGAGAAAGACCGAATCCTGATCGTCAGCGGACAGGTCAGCTTTGATGACTTCAGTGGCGGGCTTAAAATGACCGCGCGTGAAGTCATGGACATCGACGAAGCTCGCGAAAAATACGCGCGCGGACTTGCTATCTCGCTGACGGACAGGCAAATTGATGACCAGCTATTAAACCGGCTCCGTCAGTCCCTGGAACCTCATCGTTCAGGGACTATTCCGGTGAATCTCTACTATCAGAGAGCCGACGCGCGAGCGAAGCTGCGCTTTGGTGCAGCGTGGCGAATTTCGCCCAGCGATCGTTTACTTAACGATCTGCGCTCGTTGATTGGATCGGAGCAGGTGGAACTGGAGTTTGACTAG
- the rnhB gene encoding ribonuclease HII produces MPDFIYPVARLIAGVDEVGRGPLVGAVVTAAVILDPANPITGLADSKKLSEKRRLALYDEIKEKALAWSLGRAEPEEIDQLNILHATMLAMQRAVAGLSIQPDYVLIDGNRCPALPMPSQAVVKGDSLVAEISAASIIAKVSRDREMAELDLLFPQYGFAQHKGYPTALHMEKLTQYGATPHHRRSFAPVRNALLDAEVLAARQTLTL; encoded by the coding sequence ATGCCTGATTTTATCTATCCTGTCGCCAGACTGATTGCCGGTGTGGACGAAGTGGGGCGCGGTCCGCTGGTTGGCGCGGTGGTCACTGCTGCGGTGATCCTCGATCCGGCAAATCCGATTACCGGCCTGGCGGACTCGAAGAAACTGTCGGAAAAACGCCGCCTGGCGTTGTACGACGAAATCAAAGAGAAGGCGCTGGCATGGAGTCTGGGACGCGCAGAACCTGAAGAGATCGATCAGCTCAACATTCTGCACGCTACCATGCTGGCGATGCAGCGTGCGGTAGCTGGCCTGAGTATCCAGCCCGACTATGTGCTGATTGATGGTAACCGTTGCCCGGCATTGCCTATGCCTTCACAGGCCGTCGTCAAAGGGGATAGCCTGGTTGCCGAAATCAGTGCAGCATCGATCATCGCCAAAGTCTCGCGGGATCGTGAGATGGCCGAACTGGATCTGCTGTTCCCGCAGTATGGTTTTGCACAACACAAAGGCTATCCAACGGCGCTGCATATGGAAAAGCTGACACAATATGGCGCCACGCCGCACCACCGTCGTAGTTTTGCGCCCGTACGTAATGCGCTGCTCGATGCTGAAGTACTGGCTGCCCGCCAGACCCTTACGCTTTAA
- the lpxB gene encoding lipid-A-disaccharide synthase: MSARPLTIALVAGETSGDILGAGLIRALKVRHPDARFVGVAGPLMQAEGCEAWYEMEELAVMGIVEVLGRLRRLLTIRRDLTRRFSELRPDVFVGIDAPDFNITLEGNLKRTGIRTIHYVSPSVWAWRQKRVFKIGRNTDLVLAFLPFEKAFYDRYNVPCRFIGHTMADAMPLQPDKQAARRHLGIADDALCLALLPGSRGAEVEMLSADFLKTAQLLRRHYPALEIVVPLVNARRREQFEKIKADVAPELPMHLLDGQGREAMIASDAALLASGTAALECMLAKCPMVVGYRMKPATYWLAKRLVKTPYVSLPNLLAGRELVKELLQDACQPDALAAALDPLLHAGPERETLLQTFHELHQQIRWNADEQAADAVLELVNA, translated from the coding sequence ATGTCAGCGCGTCCTTTAACGATTGCCCTGGTCGCCGGAGAAACCTCCGGCGATATTCTTGGTGCAGGTCTGATTCGTGCCCTGAAAGTGCGCCATCCTGATGCACGCTTTGTCGGTGTGGCGGGCCCACTGATGCAGGCTGAAGGGTGTGAAGCCTGGTATGAGATGGAAGAGTTAGCGGTAATGGGCATTGTCGAGGTGCTGGGTCGCCTGCGACGCCTGCTGACAATCCGCCGCGATCTCACCCGACGTTTTAGCGAGCTCAGACCCGACGTTTTTGTCGGTATTGATGCGCCCGATTTTAATATCACGCTGGAAGGCAATCTCAAACGTACGGGCATCCGTACGATCCACTATGTCAGTCCTTCGGTGTGGGCATGGCGGCAAAAGCGCGTGTTTAAGATTGGCCGAAATACCGATCTGGTGCTGGCCTTCCTGCCGTTTGAAAAAGCCTTCTACGATCGTTATAACGTTCCCTGCCGCTTTATCGGTCACACCATGGCGGATGCCATGCCGCTGCAACCTGATAAGCAGGCTGCGCGCCGTCATCTCGGCATTGCGGACGATGCGCTCTGTCTGGCACTGCTGCCGGGCAGTCGTGGTGCGGAAGTGGAAATGCTCAGTGCTGACTTCCTGAAAACAGCCCAATTATTGCGTCGTCACTATCCGGCGCTGGAAATCGTGGTGCCGCTGGTTAACGCCCGTCGCCGTGAACAGTTTGAGAAGATTAAAGCTGACGTTGCGCCTGAACTGCCGATGCATCTGCTGGATGGACAGGGTCGTGAGGCGATGATTGCAAGCGATGCCGCACTTCTGGCATCCGGGACTGCCGCACTGGAGTGCATGCTGGCAAAATGCCCGATGGTCGTCGGTTATCGCATGAAACCGGCCACTTACTGGCTGGCGAAACGGCTGGTGAAAACCCCTTACGTCTCGCTGCCAAACCTGCTGGCAGGGCGTGAGCTGGTCAAAGAGTTACTGCAGGATGCGTGTCAGCCCGACGCCCTGGCTGCAGCGTTAGATCCGCTGTTGCATGCCGGGCCTGAGCGCGAAACTTTGCTGCAGACGTTTCATGAATTACATCAACAGATCCGCTGGAACGCCGATGAGCAGGCAGCGGATGCAGTACTGGAGCTGGTGAATGCCTGA
- the lpxA gene encoding acyl-ACP--UDP-N-acetylglucosamine O-acyltransferase, with protein MIDPTATIHPSSVIEEGAIIGARVHIGPFCFIGANVEIGEGTVLKSHVVVNGHTRIGKDNQIYQFASIGEVNQDLKYAGEPTRVEIGDRNRIRESVTIHRGTTQGGHVTTVGSDNLLMVNVHIAHDCVIGNRCIFANNATLGGHVTVDDFAIIGGMTAVHQWCIIGAHVMVGGCSGVAQDVPPYVIAQGNHATPFGINIEGLKRRGFSKESLHAIRNAYKLLYRSGRTLEEVKPEIEAIAQQHSEVQPFYDFFTRSTRGLIR; from the coding sequence GTGATTGATCCAACCGCCACTATCCATCCCAGTTCTGTCATCGAAGAGGGCGCTATCATTGGCGCCCGTGTTCACATTGGCCCGTTTTGCTTTATCGGCGCGAATGTTGAGATTGGTGAAGGAACAGTACTGAAGTCACACGTTGTGGTGAATGGCCACACGCGTATCGGTAAAGATAATCAGATCTACCAGTTTGCCTCAATTGGCGAAGTGAATCAGGATCTGAAATATGCCGGTGAGCCAACACGGGTTGAGATCGGTGATCGCAACCGTATTCGTGAAAGCGTGACGATTCATCGCGGCACCACGCAGGGTGGCCATGTCACCACAGTGGGCAGCGATAATCTGCTGATGGTCAATGTCCACATTGCGCATGACTGCGTGATTGGTAACCGCTGTATCTTCGCGAACAATGCCACCCTGGGTGGTCACGTGACGGTCGATGATTTCGCCATTATTGGCGGCATGACAGCGGTACATCAGTGGTGCATCATCGGTGCGCACGTGATGGTTGGTGGCTGTTCCGGCGTGGCGCAGGATGTTCCGCCTTACGTTATTGCGCAGGGTAACCATGCGACGCCGTTCGGTATCAATATTGAGGGTCTTAAGCGTCGTGGCTTCAGCAAAGAGTCGTTGCATGCGATTCGCAACGCTTACAAGCTGCTCTATCGCAGTGGCAGAACGCTGGAAGAAGTGAAGCCGGAGATCGAAGCCATTGCGCAACAGCACAGCGAAGTGCAGCCTTTCTACGACTTCTTTACCCGTTCAACCCGTGGATTAATTCGTTAA
- the fabZ gene encoding 3-hydroxyacyl-ACP dehydratase FabZ, translating into MTTETHTLKIEEILELLPHRYPFLLVDRVLEFEEHKYLRAVKNVSVNEPFFQGHFPGKPIFPGVLILEAMAQATGILAFKSVGKLEPGELYYFAGIDSARFKRPVVPGDQMIMEVTFEKTRRGLTRFKGVATVDGKIVCEATMMCARSREA; encoded by the coding sequence TTGACTACTGAAACTCATACTCTGAAAATTGAAGAGATTTTAGAGCTGCTGCCGCATCGCTATCCGTTTCTGCTGGTAGACCGTGTGCTGGAATTTGAAGAGCACAAATACCTGCGTGCAGTGAAGAACGTTTCTGTTAATGAACCGTTTTTCCAGGGGCACTTCCCTGGTAAACCGATTTTTCCTGGCGTTCTGATCCTGGAAGCGATGGCGCAGGCCACCGGTATTCTGGCGTTTAAAAGCGTAGGTAAACTGGAGCCAGGCGAACTCTATTACTTTGCCGGTATCGACAGTGCCCGCTTTAAGCGTCCTGTGGTACCAGGTGACCAAATGATCATGGAAGTCACTTTCGAGAAAACCCGCCGTGGTCTGACCCGCTTTAAAGGCGTGGCGACTGTTGACGGTAAAATCGTTTGTGAAGCGACCATGATGTGTGCCCGCAGCCGGGAGGCATAA
- the lpxD gene encoding UDP-3-O-(3-hydroxymyristoyl)glucosamine N-acyltransferase, protein MSSIRLADLAQQLDAELHGDGDIVISGIASMQSATTGQITFLANSRYREQLALIKASAVVLTEADLEWCNTAALVVKNPYLTYARMAQILDTTPQPAQNIAPSAVIDPSARLGNNVAIGANAVIEADVELGDNVVIGAGCFVGKKTRIGSGTRLWANVSVYHEIEIGQDCLIQSGTVIGSDGFGYANDRGNWVKIPQLGAVIIGDRVEIGACTTIDRGALDNTLIGNGVIIDNQCQIAHNVVIGDNTAVAGGVIMAGSLKIGRYCMIGGASVINGHMEICDKVTVTGMGMVMRPITEPGVYSSGIPLQPNKTWRKTAALVMNIDDMSKRLKAIERKVGKDD, encoded by the coding sequence ATGTCATCTATTCGACTGGCTGATTTAGCCCAGCAGTTGGATGCAGAATTGCACGGAGATGGCGATATCGTCATCTCCGGCATTGCTTCTATGCAATCCGCCACAACTGGCCAAATCACTTTTCTTGCAAACAGCCGTTACCGCGAGCAACTCGCCCTGATTAAGGCCTCAGCCGTGGTGCTGACGGAAGCGGATCTGGAGTGGTGTAATACCGCAGCGCTGGTAGTGAAAAATCCCTACCTGACTTATGCGCGTATGGCACAAATACTCGATACCACGCCACAGCCGGCGCAAAATATCGCCCCCAGCGCGGTAATTGACCCCTCAGCCCGACTCGGCAACAATGTCGCCATTGGCGCCAATGCAGTGATCGAAGCGGATGTTGAGCTGGGTGACAACGTAGTTATTGGTGCGGGATGTTTTGTTGGCAAAAAAACCCGTATTGGCAGTGGCACCCGTCTCTGGGCCAACGTCTCTGTTTATCACGAGATCGAAATTGGCCAGGATTGTCTGATTCAGTCAGGTACCGTCATCGGTTCTGATGGTTTCGGCTATGCCAACGATCGCGGTAACTGGGTGAAAATCCCGCAGTTAGGCGCGGTAATTATCGGCGATCGCGTCGAAATAGGGGCCTGCACCACCATCGATCGCGGTGCGCTTGATAACACTCTGATCGGCAATGGTGTTATCATAGACAACCAGTGCCAGATCGCTCACAACGTAGTTATTGGCGACAATACTGCGGTTGCAGGCGGTGTGATCATGGCGGGTAGTCTGAAGATTGGACGTTACTGTATGATTGGCGGTGCCAGCGTCATTAACGGCCATATGGAAATCTGTGACAAAGTAACGGTGACCGGTATGGGTATGGTCATGCGTCCTATCACAGAGCCAGGCGTTTATTCGTCAGGCATTCCGCTGCAACCCAACAAAACCTGGCGTAAAACTGCAGCGCTGGTGATGAACATCGATGATATGAGCAAACGCTTAAAAGCCATCGAGCGCAAGGTCGGCAAAGACGACTAA